ACACAAAAAAGTGAACATCAATTAAATGGAAAGTCAGACACTCCTAATATTTGGTTCAAAGTCCTCCTGATTAGGTTGTCGATTTTTGGTAAGatcttgtttgattttgaaattcgAAACTTTAGGCCTTTTTACATAGTTTAAATAAGGAAGCatttaataatcaaaattttagtATATTTCAAAGtcctaaaaattaggaaaaataattaaatgacaattttatccaatgtaaaattaattttaaagggtaaaaagggcgaacgatatttcgctaaggaccttcgtatttttaatatagtactagtctgTGTTACCCTATCCCAATAAGTAATATCTCAAAGAATTACATAAATGTTATATTATTAtggttgagttataaaataaagttAAAGTTCAAAATTGTAAGTTTCTAAAAGTGATAATTATTGATCCTATTTAGCTAGGTAAAGGAAAATAAAACTTTGCCCCATATAAGTTCTTAACCATCTCATTCAATTGACAGAAAACGTCTTCTTTTTGCTCTCGAGCAAAATGCAATTTGTTCTATTTCTTTAATATACAAGAAATAATATAGGAACTATTTCCAAccgattaaaaaaataaattactaTCACAGAAAGTAAATTCAACCACTACATTTTAATTAAtctactcttttttttatttttattttccatATATGAAATTATATGTATGAATTTATTCAAGAGTTTTATGATGCTTATTACTATATTATAATCGAAtttgcattattttttattttttccaccGCAAATGCTATTCCTATAAAAAAAATCTAGTTTTTGTATCTAAAAGTCTTGTCGAAAAAGGGTTTACTTATATGATGATTTGGAAAGAAATTGAATGGGATTTCTTTTAAATTTGTTTATTAAAAACATTAATATTTATTCTTATTAAAAGAAACGATTCAATTTTTGTTGATTGAAATTAGTAATATTAACTCATTGcaagttttaaatatttggctatagttataattttatttaaaattatatttttcaagcctaaaaaatcaatctgatattTAAGTTTGGATATTGTATTAGCAAAGCtattcatgttttttttttttactattgcCAACAACCAAACACCTCTCTCTCTTATGTTTTTATAGTTACTTGTTGAAATTATTGAGGTGTAATTCTCAAAGATTATAGTATGAGATAAATTATACAAAGTAAATTTAAGTAAAATAAGTAGTTGGTGATatcaaaaataaattctaattttAAGCTTTTAAAAGCCACTTAATCTTATAGTTAATGTCTAGTATTTTTAATATGTTGGTTTAAAAAGATTAATTTACATTCTAATATTTTTCCACCtagatttaatattttttttttagaatatgAAGTTTTTAGTGAATTAAAATTGAATTAGGACTATTTTCCTTAAGGTGGGAGATCAGAGACATATTTGAACTGGAGTGAAATACTAATAGAATAACTCTAAGATCTTTATCGATTGGGAATTTGTATCGTATTCAAAGATCACATAAATATTAAGAAAGGTTTAGTCAGTTAAAATTGTTGCTATTTTTCTAATTCAAGTAAGAAAAGATATAATAtgcaaaaaaatagcaaaaaaaataaaaataattattctcaaatattagaaaaataaccaAATGTCTATTATGCCTAGTGTGAACTTTATTTTGAAGGAGTAAAAAAGACGAACTATATTTCGCTAAGCGTGTACCTCATATTTATGagaataaactttttaaaaacagCCTAAGTAACATATTTTTTAAATATGTTTATgtcataaataaaaaataatcaaaattgtAAATTTTTAAAAATGCTAAATGTTAATCATATTTAGGGGTTTAGATCCACCTTAGTAGTTCTTTCTCCAGTTTGTTCCCGTACTTACTTTATTGTACAATTAAATATAGCTAAGAAATATACTTATTAACATATTTGAAATccatttaaataaaaattcaaactcATAATCTAGACAAAATGCATGTTATACAATATTGCTAACTTGATGTGCTCCATATTTCCGTAAGAACTTAAAACTCATAGGAAAAAAAGATAAAATCAAACAGAAAAAATAGGCACCACACCTTATAACTTGAAAATTAATACTCACTAAAATATTTATGATGAagaataaaaatataataaatacggAGTATACTATAAGAAATAAGCAGGATAGCGTACCTGATCGATAAAAGTATCAAAATTCTATTTGGCTACAATGATGGTAAGTTGCTAACTGTCAATGTTTGTTCCTCAATAAGCAATTTGAGCTGACATTACAATTAGTAGtgattataattttaaaagcatAGTATTTACGCAACATAGATCCTATACATAGATAGTACAAAAGACGCtaaaattttataagtaaaaTAGAGAAATTATACTTTAGGATAAGGACTTAAGAAAAAAAATACGAAGCTTGAGAACATGATATTGTCTCAAGCTTCCTATTCACATAAACAATAGAGATAACTGTATTATGCTAATAGAATTTATAATCAAATTTTATAAACAATGCTAGCTCGGAAATTATGTTTCCTATTCACATAAATAACAAATTACATGTTCACAAAAAAAGACATGCGGATTGACACAGATAACTTTAACTGTATACTTATAAAAAAAATCACAAGAACTTTTGTTAATACAAAACTTCAAAATCATCTATTATCATAATTTCAATAATACCCTAAAGGTTAGAAAGTTTACCTCAAATCAAAGACAGTTTATTTTGGTAGATCTGACATTGTTAATAGCTTGTGATAAAGAATAGAAAACTAAAAGAATGTAGAATAAAAAATTGGAATAGTAATCGAATTTCATTTACAAAGAATAATAAGCTTCCTACTGAATCCCTTATGCTTTTCCCGTTTTAACTTTGACAAATTTGACTTTTCTGGCAAGCTATAACTGAAGCATCCTTTATTACGaatattctttttcccttttattaTCATACgacaattttatttttcttgcttcAATTTCAAATATTCTTTGTTACGGATATTAATCAAAGAAGGAGTTTCCTAGTtatctcctttcttttccttttcagcctaagtatttttttttctcCAACAAAGAATTATATCTGTATTTACAATTTTATCCAACTTAAATTTACTTAAGAagagtaaaaaaggcgaacgacatttcgctaaggaccttcgtgcttttaatatagtacagATAGATTTATGTATTATTGTGTGTAATCAatgtataatctatatatatggctaaaaaagtaaataataaatatgACCGGCTATTTACGTAAATGATCCCTTTTTTTAAAAGAAGATACGACGTTATAAATACAATCAACTGACGAAATAAAGTTAAACATACGAATTGTATACATTgaatataattaattaattagttttagTAAAATGAAAAACAAGAGTGGCAATTTAAGATGCTCCAAAAGCATCTATTTTTCACTTTCTTTAGTTATTCTTGAaagtattaaaaaaaaaaaaacataaataatTCAATAAGTAAAAGATAATGGATAACAACTAAAGCAAAGTGACCAATGTGTCTTTGTAATATGCTTCTCTAGAAACATAGCAATTTCTCCAGCAAAATATAAAATGTCTTAAGCATCAAATGCCAAGAAATGTAAAGATTAGCAGTTTCTCCTGCAGATTGATGCTATAAGCACACCAGCTCAAAAGTCTCGAGATAAGAGTGATCAAGAAATATAATTTCCCTATTATTTAACATATTTTTCTTAATCCTTTATGCTCAATCCAGCTTTACAAGCAAATCAGAACTTTCCTTTGACATTTAGGAAGTAAGTTGAAGTTATAGGGACATTAGAAGAGAGATGAATTTACAGTTCATTGGTTCAGGACACTAGAAGATGCAAGATAGGGATGTAACaacaaccctttaattgggaaatTCTGCAATTTCATCCCTTTTATTGAACCACACCCTTCAATCCAATGCCATTCCCACTTATCATTTTTTGCACATTTTCTCCATATTACCATTCCTGATTCAAGATCTCTATACAAACACATAGCACCAGCAGTACACACACATTTAGTATTAATACTACCCCATCTCCCTTTACCTTCTAATAATCTTGTCCCAAGTTCTTGTGGCACTTTCTCAATTATTCTCCAATTATTACCTTCACTAAGCTCCCATATACATGCTCCTGCATTGCGCGTTCCGCCAACGAGACTCAACTTCCCATTTCTTGGCACCAATGCTGCAAATTCAAGCCTGTCAGCCATTGGCACACTCAATTCTCTCCATTTATTCTTCCCAATTTCATATCCCATTATGGTATAAGCCCGAGCCGACGTGATCCAATACAGGACACCGTTACAGTAAACGCTCTCGTTTGGCGTCCAAACTGTTAGCCTTACAGCAAACTCCACAGGCATTGAACCAATCTTTTTCCAGTTATTGTAAATAGAATCGTACACTTCTAAGGTGGGCTCGTACGAGACACCTCCTCCATTAATGGTGCTAGCCTCTGACATTCCACCAGCCACATAGAGCTTGAATTTAACTGAATTCGATTCTATTACTCCAACAGCTGGATTAGTCCTTGTGACATTTAGCTTAGGGAGTTGTCTGAATTGTCTAGTGAAGGGGTTGCATATGGCTAATTGAAGGGTAGTAGCCGTAGCCTCTCTTAGTAATATCAGCCCACCGATTGCAGCAATGGGACGAATTGGATTAGGAATGAAGTCAAGAGGCAATAGGTGCCAAGAATCATCAATTGGGTTGTGAGCATAGCAGAAGTGCCCCGTGATGCGCGTTGGCAAGGCTACGAACCACGGCGGGTGGTGCCGCGGAGTTGAAGCTGAATTCTTGGCACATGTATACCAATTTTTGCAAGCTGATTTCGCCCTGGCTAAGGAATCAGGAGAAAGATAAGAGAAAATGTTAGCTAAGATATCAAAAGGAAGGTTGCTCCACATAGCGTTGGACGTCCCAAGGTTCTTGTTACAAAGGGGGATATAGAGGAATATATATGGCACAAACTACAAAGTGATTGTGGCTGAACAATGATTGAAGCAGAGATAAATTACTGGAGGATCTGATTTAGCATAGAGATGCGTGATCCACATGTGTGTCTGTGTCCAGTTGCTTAAAGTTGTCTTTTGTACATCTTTTGTCGTTTTATGGTTATTTAATGCTTAAATAGTGGTTCTTGGAATTGCCCAAGAGCCATGAACATTTAAAAAAGGAACTTGCGGCTTATCACTTATGCAATTTGTAGCTATCCTTTTAATTCTTGATAATGAAAGTTGCAGATACTAAAGTGATTTCATCATAGCATGAAAGAAGACAGGAATTGTGAGAATTTTCTATGTATTGTATTGAGaatgtaaagttatatatatatatagattttatCCTACTGTAGAATAACAAATAAAGTATATTCCTATACACTTGTACTACTCCTATTTGTCTACAATATAACAGAAAAAATCATAAATTATTCTTTCCCATGTGCTCACGTGAGAAGCACGTGAGATATTGCTTCTGGAAACATCCTTATGTACAgctattaaaataataattagatgGTTGAGAATGAAGGATCATGACCATCCATGATTCTTCCACGTGTAAGGCTCAGCTTCAGTTGATTAAAGACAATTAGACAACACAACATAGATAAGTCCGAAAAACTTAGGTGTGTGTCTGAGATgtctcttcttcttccttctctTTCCTGTGTGAAACTCTGTGTAAAAATGGCTGTGAAGAAGCCATCGTCTCCTTCTCTTCATCATCCCCCCTCAAGCTGGTGGGTAGAAACAAAACCCCCAGCTTGCTCATGATGGTGGTGTGAGAAACCCCAGATAAGGGTTTGGTAAAAAGATCTGCGAGTTGGGATTTCGAAGGAACAAATGATAGAGATATCAAACTAGCAAGAAATTGATGTCTAACAAAATAACAATCCAACTCCACATGTTTAGTCCGTTCGTGGAAAACGGGATTGCGGGCGATATGAATTGCCGCCTGACTGTCAAAGTGTACTGGGACCGACAAAGTTGGAGGAGCAGATAAATCAGCAAGAAGTCGAACAAGCCAAGTGATTTTAGCAGTCACCCGTCGCATGGATCGATGCTCAGATTCATCGGATGACAAAGAAATGGAAATCTGCTTCTTCGATTTCCATGAAATGGGAGCACCTCCAAGGGTAATAAAAAATTCACTGATGGAGCGACGAGAATCTTTACAAGTAGCCCAGTCAGCATTGCAAAAGGCGACGAAATCAAAAGAAGGAGCAGAAGAAAGAAGGATACCTTGACCTGGGTCGGAACTAAGATAGCGGAGTACCCTGAGACCAGTAGAAAAATGTGAAAGAGAAGGTATTTGCATAAATTGACTGAGGCAAAGAACAACAAAACAAATATCTGGACGAGTGTTGGTGAGATAGTTAAGTTTACCCACCAATCGTCGATAAAGAGTGGGATCCTCCATGGGTGGTTCTAATTCAGCGTGCCATTTGGAGTATGGATCAAGAGGAGATGAGACAGTAGGCCCTTTACAATCAAACTCAGCCAGCAGTTCCAAGGTAAATATTCTTTGACTGACTATGTATCCTTGTTGTTCTTTGAGTATTTCCATCCCCAAGAAATAGTAAATATTCCCCAAGTTCTTAACTTtgaattcaaaatccaaaaacttAGTAATATGTTGTATTTCTGTGTCATCATTTCATGTGATAAGAATATCGTCAACATATACTGCGATTATGGATATCCTCTTGTCTGTGTGTTTGTAGAATAAGGAATAGTCATTCAAGGAACTAGAATAGCCTTTGTAGCTTAGAGCACCTGCTAAACAAGCATACCATTGCCTTGAGGCTTGTTTTAGACCATAGAGTGATTTCTTCAATAAACACACGTGATTAGGATGAGAGGGAGTGAGACCAACCGGAAACTTCATATATACCTCTTCACGTAGATCTCCATACAGAAATACATTGTTAACATCTAATTGTGAGACCTCCCAACCTTTCTTAATAGCTACAGTCAGTAAGCACCTGATAGTGGTCATTTTGACCACTGGATTGAAAGTCTCAGAATAATCAATACCTTCCCTTTGTATACCCCCCTGACAACCAACCGggctttcaacctttcaagtGATCCATTTGATTTGTGATTGACCTTATAAACCCATTTACAAGGCAATGCCTTCTTGCCTGGGGGTAAAGGGACTACATCCCAGGTGTGATTGAGTTGAAGAGCTTGAATTTCAGCTTCCATAGCTTTTCTCCATCCAAGATCTTGGGAAGCTTGAGTATAGCTGGTAGGTCCAGAAACTGTGGAGATAGATTTGAAAATGGCCTGATTGTTAGGAGAAagaactccaaaagaaaacacaTGAGGATGAGAAACATGATGAAAATAGGATGAGGTAAGATCGGAGAAAACAATGTTATTGCAGACATAGTTATTAAGGTAGGTAGGTTTCTGAGAAATCCTCTCAGATTTTCTTATAGGAGGTGGTGGAATTAGGATTATAGGCTGTGAACTAGGGCAATCAGTAGGAGATGGGGAAAAATTTGGAGGGCTGGGAACAGATAGAGGAGTACCAGGAGTATTGATAGAAATAGGGGTGCTGTTCTCAGAAGTGTTGGGATGTAGAGAGTCAGGTAAGTGTGACTGATGATTAATAGTTGAGGTAGGAGATGGGAGATACTTAGAAGTAGTTTCAGTAGTGGGATACAAGTGAGGGAAGAAAGGATAAGAAGGGAAAAATAACGATGAGGTCATAGGAGCAGAAGCAAATGGAAAAATTGTTTCATGAAATTTAACATCTCTTGAGGTAAAAACCTTCTTGGAATGGAACTCTAGCAATTTGTATCCTTTCTGTTGTTGTGCATATCCTAGAAAACCACAAGCTTGTGCCCTGGGATAAAATTTGCTTCTATGTTGTGATGAAGTAGAGGCATAACATAAGCATCCAAATGTCTTGAGTTGTTCATACTGTGGACTCCTTTTAAACAAAATCTCATAAggtgtttttccttttagaactCTAGAAGGAAATCTATTGATTAGATATGTAACAGTTAAAACACATTCTCCCCAGTATTGAATAGGAACTTGTGACTGAAAATACAAACTCCTTGCCACTTCTAAAAGGTGCCTATGCTTT
This sequence is a window from Nicotiana sylvestris chromosome 3, ASM39365v2, whole genome shotgun sequence. Protein-coding genes within it:
- the LOC104223481 gene encoding F-box only protein 6-like; the protein is MWSNLPFDILANIFSYLSPDSLARAKSACKNWYTCAKNSASTPRHHPPWFVALPTRITGHFCYAHNPIDDSWHLLPLDFIPNPIRPIAAIGGLILLREATATTLQLAICNPFTRQFRQLPKLNVTRTNPAVGVIESNSVKFKLYVAGGMSEASTINGGGVSYEPTLEVYDSIYNNWKKIGSMPVEFAVRLTVWTPNESVYCNGVLYWITSARAYTIMGYEIGKNKWRELSVPMADRLEFAALVPRNGKLSLVGGTRNAGACIWELSEGNNWRIIEKVPQELGTRLLEGKGRWGSINTKCVCTAGAMCLYRDLESGMVIWRKCAKNDKWEWHWIEGCGSIKGMKLQNFPIKGLLLHPYLASSSVLNQ